The following proteins are co-located in the Besnoitia besnoiti strain Bb-Ger1 chromosome Unknown contig00007, whole genome shotgun sequence genome:
- a CDS encoding uncharacterized protein (encoded by transcript BESB_072240), producing the protein MHAPPVSIPARRDPLRLSASGGVDGGAPSRNPSISLSACSKKSSSGEEKSGNEEVLCEAASCPEASASRGSLLRLFEGARRDCHRVLQRLCLCQEDVDKASDASAGLLAPVPRMSASAADETKNSAPRAEQWEQQRLLTSALQKQIDELRAYADALSRLSESLREAAATAPQGLSFGSLDEADPTEAAHILAVAAALTATSSGEASALQKATPDFARLLEALTDSGGEPSDAHAFAALKARSDATAASMATSFRTLKRRLEETQMQAQRRADFVIRWAELFIDGACEVERHLSEAAPLVAAGSAWEKQIDAALKAQQEQKRELEARLNNARREADQVASRLSEKRQQFLMAIEDWTTERLDQLTKNERMQRLNTRIDALERQLRGLAAFSPLFIVERTPKYVTLQYKPLDSATDYEISIEGLELSLDAQAPRAYKISSFFSVRVTPRLTWLEERLERSIRDYFATACSLQRSASAAEGEDDEARAVAAADPLKARPGLDRAASGGSQPLQTLYDVSPYGVFPRARGGGLADESGDHDASRKKGCNDAAGVQTDASSPGESEWKKTPRDASDRKTRQVKIFSEHIAAIVLKTLTTAFAAGGEGRPARRSRHHPYNFAQKACPAPR; encoded by the exons ATGCACGCGCCTCCCGTTTCTAtccctgcgcggcgagatccgctgcgcctgtcggcgagcggcggagtcgACGGCGGTGCACCCTCACGCAACCCCTCGATCTCCCTCTCAGCGTGTTCCAAGAAGAGTTCATCAGGGGAAGAGAAAAGCGGCAACGAGGAAGTGTTGTGTGAGGCCGCGAGTTGCCctgaggcctccgcctcaaGAGGCAGCCTGCTACGTCTCTTTGAGGGAGCCCGCCGCGACTGCCATCGTGTGCTTCAGCGGCTGTGCCTTTGCCAGGAAGACGTAGATAAAGCGAGTGACGCATCGGCGGGGCTCCTGGCTCCCGTACCCCGGatgtctgcctccgcagcagacgagacAAAGAACTCggccccgcgcgccgagcaGTGGGAACAGCAGCGGCTTCTCACGTCAGCTCTGCAGAAGCAGATTGACGAACTGAG GGCGTACGCCGACGCTCTGTCGCGGCTCTCAGAGagcctgcgcgaggccgctgcgactGCGCCTCAAGGGTTGTCTTTTGGCTCGCTTGACGAAGCTGACCCGACAGAAGCTGCTCACATTCTGGCCGTAGCGGCAGCACTCACAGCCACGTCTTCTGGCGAGGCCTCGGCGCTTCAGAAAGCGACTCCC GACTTCGCGAGGCTGCTCGAGGCTTTAACTGATTCCGGCGGTGAGC cctctgACGCACACGCCTTTGCCGCTTTAAAGGCTCGCAGcgacgcgacagccgcgtcgATGGCAACGAGTTTTCGGACCTTGAAGCGACGTCTGGAGGAGACTCAGATGCAGGCGCAAAGGCGCGCGGATTTCGTTATTCGCTG GGCAGAGTTGTTCATCGATGGCGCCTGCGAGGTGGAGAGGCACCTgagcgaagccgcgccgcttgtggccgccggcagcgcctgggAGAAGCAGAtcgacgcggcgctgaaggcgcagcaAGAGCAGAAACGCGAACTGGAAGCGCGGCTCAACAACGCGCGTCGAGAGGCAGACCAG GTAGCCAGTCGCTTGAGTGAAAAGCGGCAGCAGTTTCTTATGGCCATCGAGGACTGGACGACGGAGCGGCTCGATCAACTGACAAAGAAcgaacgcatgcagcgtctGAACACGAG AATCGACGCCTTGGAGCGCCAGTTGCGAGGCTTGGCGGcgttctcgcctctcttcaTCGTGGAGAGGACTCCGAAATACGTCACGCTTCAGTACAAA CCACTGGATAGCGCGACAGACTACGAGATTTCGATTGAGGGTCTGGAGCTCTCTTTGGATgcgcaagcgccgcgcgcctacAAGATTTCCTCCTTCTTCAGCGTCCGCGTGACGCCGCGGCTTACTTGGCTGGAGGAGCGACTCGAGAGGAGCATTCGCGACTACTTCGCGACCGCGTgcagcctgcagcgcagcgcctccgctgctgaaggggaagacgacgaggcaagagctgtcgctgcggcggatcCGCTGAAGGCGCGTCCGGGGCTCGatcgcgccgcgagcggaggctCCCAACCCCTGCAGACCCTCTACGATGTGTCTCCCTACGGTGTGTTCCCCCGCGCGAGAGgtggcggcctcgcagacgAAAGCGGCGATCACGACGCGTCGCGGAAGAAGGGGTGCAACGACGCAGCAGGAGTGCAGACAGACGCGTCAAGCCCGGGCGAGAGCGAGTGGAAGAAGACACCTCGCGACGCCTCCGACCGAAAGACCCGCCAAGTGAAAATCTTCTCTGAGCACATTGCTGCGATCGTTCTGAAG ACTCTAACGACGGCGTTTGCTGCGGGGGGCGAAGGgcggcccgcgaggcgaagcagacaccACCCTTACAACTTCGCGCAAAAGGCGTGCCCAGCGCCGAGATAA